Proteins from a genomic interval of Nocardia sp. BMG51109:
- a CDS encoding DEAD/DEAH box helicase: MKPTLAAEELRKSLTQYLSTTFALAEPTVREALERFLEHPQQGIFRGPYVRIRTKFRKVDERTWHNPLGWAPAGFVPHLHQARAWERLSTVGKRAEPSLITTGTGSGKTESFLIPVLDHCRRERASGHDGVKAIILYPMNALATDQANRLNDYLTKTGMEQVTAALYIGDTPEVGYQKVMTNRSEIRRHPPDILVTNYKMLDLLLQRADDLPLWEDARIAFVVVDEFHTYDGAQATDVAMLLRRLAAASGHSRPGKPLGDICPVATSATLGEGGDSETIRAVAEKVFGVSFSAQSVIGEDRLTVGEFMDENLDYGLPLPSPEQLWSCPDPLHYQPAIDEIAAVVTGSTTLSRVELGACLRKHILTHAVLQILNDPLSQSRPRTMPELLELLPKRGAYTWGPAIRDNPRKAAIALARFIALLSMARDPDDPERSLLLIETHMWVRAVTRVTRVVDAAPAFAWQGEPPVRDADTLLDPVGHTALPAIYCRHCGRSGWAAFSPERDPAELVVDPDKIYRANVGADHKRVRALIQATPEEVKAGVRGLLVLHNDRVRPFDPQESLGDDAVYVLCDVGTSRESSRNAEKDRCPACDMDEGIRFLGAGLASLASVAITQLFSRDQLEPEQRKTLLFNDSVQDAAHRAGFVANRSYAFSLRRLITDRLDPLGAPMLLHDLIAELVAAATEAAVLPAVVPPDLHDLPEIDAILAEQTTGTAKSWDLIGERLAFQTILEFGLRSRQGRTLELTGTAAADVVLVDPQVIADLARDVHTRLSADRIELQSPQRYLVFIRGLLERMRYRGAIKHEWLDGWIDNVGTKRFGTIWGRRPEGMPAFPRDMSAPAFVRDRAKNKSDFDGIESEQSWMQDWATRCLGIPKGQAGEYLSRILPVLAGQGVIAKRTAADSTTRIYGLQPGHIRVRFLDHKQVRDAGIGCDRCSWQQTVPPDQTGDWFGQPCPRYRCGGTLSVRGLLDRNDYYRNLYLDKPFHVVTAEHTGALTRSQRERVEQQFKDGTRYNDPNVLSCTPTLELGIDIGDLSAVVLASLPPGPANYVQRVGRAGRKTGNAFLVTLVGRRPRDLYFLDQPLSMIDGKIIPPGSYLSAVEILHRQYFAHLVDLAARDRLPGVLPIPRRASALFGDTAWLATFVPAALTAAAVEPFLDLFGANVTADAADNLRAFAAGGIADAVRAAEVVWDERLADLRDRLRLIDTALETMQDDADNRVVKRAMTGERKGILRRINEVGSQNAQSALVELGLLPNYSLIDTATTLEATLTWEEESEDGNRTYHGEVREYRRSARTALTELAPGNTFYMQGYQHNITGLDVGTTNRPAWQQWRVCPECGYVRTFRAETDTAPCPRCRARDIGEVGALHKVLVPTRVTAHDRRDDVRIQDDRDDRQRRYYETVAAVDIDATDIDPGSWRHATAVFGVDYTRRAVVRRFNLGIALSDRPAGDSFAGETVRLNPFYTCPVCGGTIFDGPPAMVSDGTTTPSIWDPARKHHRPWCPHRRTARDAEYLKVILAHELHTEALRILLPIATLNAEERTATFHTALMAGVARRYGGDPAHLQIVTATMPDQETGRRRRFLVLHDTLPGGTGYLHRLASAEDFRDVLIAARDVVVNCPCRDETPPKAACHHCLLAHIPIDKADWYGKVSRLDAVEMLDELLDSWEVAEVTATDQISLWDQVESELESRFLDGVTRWAARPDTPGTLARGERVNGKRTADLRVEGPDGQVRHWKMLLQNTIRGTRPDVVFRLMADKPQEISVYLDGYEYHASPEHNRLADDAAKRARLRAHRGLVFQFTWTDIDKWELRNFGPSTTKEPLNAPYQGNAQNAARAIYGQTGRNPDELVTTMWTNPVDTMLAYLTDPDPQVWLSRAEAVVAGATRTATERPSTSDTAGVAERVSAAVRGLPLPAAQSGAIATVAGDTATVVLDQRAGAVWSAFTVIDDRDATIVLDADAHKQRWMRWLYWGNLMQFLDFGTGDSAQLALSTLDEFDLSALAAAGGSGMLTMLSQAPLDTDLVDDTLPPPPPRPSPQSEPGPAKPSAASEEWQRKLDEIDPDEPGLADLAHDLAALAVPAPIVGYELGDHAWQAELAWPAAKAAVVLADDPEAAKRDKAYTEAGWQVRTAAGWTASELADLIGGTQ; the protein is encoded by the coding sequence ATGAAGCCGACCCTCGCGGCAGAGGAGCTGCGAAAGAGCCTCACTCAGTACCTCTCCACCACATTCGCACTGGCCGAACCCACCGTCCGGGAAGCCTTGGAGCGCTTTCTCGAACACCCCCAGCAGGGCATCTTCCGCGGTCCCTACGTACGCATCCGCACGAAGTTCCGGAAGGTGGACGAGCGCACCTGGCACAATCCGCTCGGCTGGGCTCCTGCCGGTTTCGTCCCGCATCTACATCAGGCGCGAGCATGGGAGCGCCTGAGCACCGTGGGCAAGCGGGCGGAGCCCTCGCTGATCACCACCGGCACTGGTTCGGGTAAGACGGAATCGTTCCTGATTCCAGTCCTGGACCACTGCCGACGGGAGCGTGCGTCAGGCCACGACGGTGTGAAGGCAATAATCCTCTATCCGATGAATGCTCTGGCCACCGACCAGGCGAACCGTCTGAACGATTACCTGACGAAAACCGGTATGGAGCAGGTGACCGCAGCCCTTTACATCGGCGATACCCCGGAGGTCGGCTATCAGAAGGTGATGACGAACCGCTCGGAGATCCGGCGCCACCCACCAGACATCCTCGTAACCAACTACAAGATGCTGGACCTGCTGTTGCAGCGGGCCGACGATCTGCCGCTGTGGGAGGACGCCCGGATCGCTTTCGTCGTGGTGGACGAGTTCCACACCTATGACGGTGCGCAAGCCACCGATGTGGCAATGTTGCTGCGCCGCTTGGCCGCCGCCAGCGGGCACTCCCGACCCGGGAAGCCGCTGGGTGACATCTGCCCAGTGGCCACCTCGGCGACCCTCGGCGAGGGCGGCGACAGCGAGACGATCCGGGCGGTTGCCGAGAAGGTTTTCGGGGTGTCCTTCTCGGCGCAGTCAGTGATCGGCGAAGATCGGCTCACCGTCGGTGAGTTCATGGACGAGAATCTCGACTACGGCCTGCCGCTGCCCAGCCCGGAGCAATTGTGGTCCTGTCCGGATCCGCTGCACTATCAGCCGGCTATTGACGAGATCGCCGCGGTCGTTACAGGGTCCACAACGCTCAGTCGGGTCGAGCTCGGCGCGTGTCTGCGCAAGCACATCCTCACCCACGCGGTACTGCAAATACTCAATGATCCACTGTCGCAGTCTCGTCCGCGCACGATGCCGGAACTCCTGGAACTACTCCCCAAGCGCGGTGCCTATACGTGGGGTCCGGCGATCCGCGACAATCCACGCAAGGCTGCGATCGCTCTGGCCAGGTTCATCGCCTTGCTGTCGATGGCCCGTGACCCGGACGATCCGGAACGTTCGTTGTTGCTGATCGAAACACACATGTGGGTTCGCGCCGTCACCCGCGTAACACGGGTGGTCGACGCCGCACCCGCCTTCGCCTGGCAGGGCGAACCGCCGGTCCGCGACGCGGACACGCTGCTGGATCCGGTAGGCCACACCGCGCTGCCAGCGATCTACTGCCGACATTGCGGCCGCTCCGGGTGGGCGGCATTTTCGCCGGAGCGCGATCCCGCCGAGTTGGTCGTCGACCCGGACAAGATCTATCGGGCCAACGTCGGTGCGGACCACAAGCGGGTCCGGGCCCTGATCCAGGCGACACCGGAAGAAGTCAAGGCCGGGGTACGTGGCCTACTGGTACTTCACAACGACCGGGTACGGCCGTTCGACCCGCAAGAATCCCTCGGCGACGACGCTGTGTACGTGTTGTGCGATGTCGGCACCAGCCGGGAGTCGAGTCGGAACGCCGAGAAGGATCGGTGCCCCGCCTGCGATATGGACGAAGGAATCCGATTCCTGGGTGCCGGCTTGGCCAGTCTCGCATCGGTGGCGATCACCCAACTGTTCTCCCGCGACCAGTTGGAACCCGAGCAGCGGAAAACCCTGCTGTTCAACGACTCTGTGCAGGACGCCGCGCATCGCGCCGGGTTCGTCGCCAACCGGTCCTACGCCTTCTCGTTGCGCCGCTTGATTACCGATCGCCTAGACCCGCTGGGCGCACCGATGCTGCTGCACGACCTGATCGCCGAGTTGGTTGCCGCCGCAACCGAAGCCGCTGTGCTGCCAGCTGTGGTTCCACCCGACCTGCACGACCTCCCGGAGATCGATGCGATCCTGGCCGAGCAGACCACGGGAACGGCGAAGTCCTGGGACCTCATCGGAGAGAGACTGGCCTTCCAGACGATCTTGGAATTCGGGCTGCGTTCTCGCCAAGGCCGAACGCTCGAACTGACCGGCACCGCCGCCGCCGACGTCGTCCTCGTAGATCCCCAAGTAATCGCCGATCTCGCCCGCGACGTCCATACCCGGCTGTCGGCCGACCGCATCGAACTCCAGTCGCCGCAACGGTATCTGGTTTTCATCCGGGGGCTGCTGGAGCGCATGCGCTATCGCGGCGCGATCAAGCACGAGTGGCTGGACGGGTGGATCGACAACGTCGGGACCAAACGGTTCGGCACCATCTGGGGACGGCGCCCGGAAGGTATGCCCGCCTTCCCGCGCGATATGTCCGCCCCAGCGTTCGTCCGCGACCGCGCCAAGAACAAGTCTGACTTCGACGGCATCGAGTCTGAACAGAGTTGGATGCAGGACTGGGCAACCCGCTGCCTCGGTATTCCGAAAGGCCAAGCAGGAGAATATCTCTCAAGGATCCTTCCGGTTCTCGCCGGGCAGGGCGTCATTGCGAAACGTACGGCCGCCGACAGCACGACACGGATATATGGACTACAGCCCGGCCACATCCGCGTTCGATTCCTCGACCACAAGCAGGTTCGCGACGCCGGTATCGGCTGCGATCGTTGTTCCTGGCAGCAGACGGTGCCACCGGACCAGACCGGCGACTGGTTCGGGCAGCCCTGCCCTCGGTACCGCTGCGGCGGAACGCTGTCCGTGCGTGGTCTGCTCGACCGCAACGACTACTATCGCAATCTTTACCTGGACAAACCGTTCCATGTGGTGACGGCCGAACATACCGGCGCTCTGACCCGCAGCCAACGGGAGCGGGTCGAGCAGCAATTCAAAGACGGCACCCGCTACAACGACCCCAATGTGCTGTCCTGCACGCCCACTTTGGAGCTGGGTATCGACATCGGCGATCTGTCGGCGGTCGTTCTCGCGTCGTTGCCCCCTGGCCCGGCCAACTATGTGCAGCGGGTCGGCCGCGCCGGCCGCAAGACGGGCAACGCTTTCCTGGTCACACTGGTGGGGCGGCGACCGCGCGACCTCTACTTCCTCGACCAACCGTTGTCGATGATCGATGGAAAGATCATCCCTCCCGGCAGCTACCTGTCGGCCGTAGAGATCCTGCATCGGCAATACTTCGCCCATCTGGTAGACCTCGCCGCCCGAGACCGGCTACCCGGCGTGCTGCCGATACCGCGCCGCGCCTCGGCATTGTTCGGCGATACGGCCTGGCTGGCCACCTTCGTCCCCGCCGCGCTGACCGCCGCCGCAGTGGAGCCGTTCCTCGACCTGTTCGGCGCCAACGTCACCGCCGATGCCGCCGATAACCTGCGCGCCTTCGCTGCCGGCGGGATCGCCGACGCGGTGCGGGCGGCCGAGGTGGTGTGGGACGAGCGCCTGGCCGACCTCCGTGATCGCCTGCGGCTCATCGACACCGCTCTCGAGACGATGCAGGACGATGCCGACAACCGGGTCGTGAAGCGAGCGATGACCGGTGAACGCAAGGGAATCCTGCGACGCATCAACGAGGTCGGCAGCCAGAACGCGCAGAGTGCACTGGTCGAACTCGGTCTGCTCCCCAACTACTCGCTCATCGACACCGCCACCACGCTGGAAGCGACACTCACCTGGGAGGAGGAATCCGAAGACGGCAACCGCACGTACCACGGCGAGGTTCGCGAATACCGCCGTTCGGCTCGTACGGCCCTGACCGAACTCGCCCCGGGCAATACCTTCTATATGCAGGGCTACCAGCACAACATCACAGGACTGGATGTCGGCACCACGAACCGGCCCGCTTGGCAGCAGTGGCGGGTGTGCCCCGAATGCGGGTACGTGCGCACATTCCGGGCCGAGACCGATACCGCCCCATGCCCACGCTGCCGTGCTCGCGATATCGGGGAAGTCGGTGCGCTGCACAAGGTTCTGGTGCCGACCCGGGTGACCGCACACGACCGCCGCGACGACGTCCGCATCCAGGATGACCGCGACGACCGGCAACGGCGATACTACGAAACGGTCGCGGCCGTCGACATCGACGCGACCGACATCGACCCCGGATCCTGGCGACACGCCACCGCCGTCTTCGGTGTGGACTACACCCGCCGCGCGGTGGTGCGCCGCTTCAACCTCGGCATCGCGCTCTCCGATCGCCCCGCCGGTGACAGCTTCGCCGGGGAAACTGTCCGGCTCAATCCCTTCTATACCTGCCCGGTCTGCGGCGGCACCATCTTCGACGGACCACCGGCGATGGTCTCCGACGGGACCACAACGCCCTCGATCTGGGACCCGGCGCGTAAGCATCACCGCCCCTGGTGCCCGCACCGCCGCACCGCACGCGACGCCGAGTACCTAAAGGTGATCCTGGCCCACGAACTCCACACCGAGGCACTGCGCATCCTGCTGCCGATCGCCACCCTGAACGCCGAGGAACGCACCGCAACCTTCCACACTGCCCTCATGGCAGGCGTTGCGCGACGGTACGGCGGCGATCCCGCCCATTTGCAGATCGTCACCGCCACCATGCCCGATCAGGAGACGGGACGGCGACGGCGCTTCCTGGTCCTGCACGACACGCTCCCTGGCGGCACGGGCTATCTCCACCGGCTCGCAAGCGCCGAGGACTTTCGCGATGTGCTGATCGCGGCGCGCGACGTTGTCGTCAACTGCCCGTGCCGGGACGAGACCCCACCGAAGGCAGCCTGCCACCATTGTCTGCTCGCGCACATTCCCATCGACAAGGCCGACTGGTACGGCAAGGTCAGCCGCCTCGACGCCGTCGAGATGCTGGACGAGCTACTCGACAGCTGGGAGGTTGCGGAAGTGACTGCCACTGACCAGATCTCGCTGTGGGACCAGGTCGAGAGCGAACTCGAGTCGCGGTTCCTCGACGGCGTCACCCGGTGGGCCGCCCGGCCTGACACGCCCGGCACACTCGCGCGCGGTGAACGCGTCAACGGCAAACGCACGGCCGATCTGCGCGTCGAAGGACCCGATGGCCAGGTGCGGCATTGGAAGATGCTGCTGCAGAACACCATTCGCGGCACCCGGCCGGACGTCGTTTTCCGGCTGATGGCCGACAAACCGCAGGAGATCTCGGTCTACCTGGACGGCTACGAGTACCACGCCTCGCCGGAACACAACCGTCTCGCCGACGACGCCGCCAAACGCGCCCGGTTGCGCGCTCACCGTGGCCTTGTCTTCCAGTTCACCTGGACGGACATCGACAAGTGGGAGTTGCGGAACTTTGGGCCGAGCACCACGAAGGAGCCGCTCAACGCCCCCTATCAGGGCAATGCTCAGAACGCGGCACGTGCGATCTACGGCCAGACCGGGCGCAACCCGGACGAGTTGGTGACCACCATGTGGACCAATCCGGTCGACACTATGCTGGCTTATCTGACCGATCCCGATCCGCAGGTATGGCTCAGTCGAGCCGAAGCGGTGGTCGCGGGAGCGACAAGGACAGCGACTGAGCGGCCCAGCACCTCTGACACCGCCGGCGTTGCCGAGCGGGTATCGGCGGCAGTGCGCGGCCTGCCGCTGCCCGCAGCACAGTCCGGCGCGATAGCGACCGTGGCCGGTGACACGGCAACCGTGGTCCTCGATCAACGCGCGGGTGCCGTGTGGAGCGCGTTCACGGTGATAGACGACCGTGATGCGACCATCGTCTTGGATGCCGACGCCCACAAGCAGCGGTGGATGCGCTGGTTGTATTGGGGGAACCTTATGCAGTTCCTCGATTTCGGGACGGGCGACAGCGCACAGCTGGCACTGTCCACCCTGGACGAGTTCGATCTGTCCGCACTCGCTGCAGCCGGAGGTAGCGGCATGCTCACCATGCTAAGCCAGGCGCCGCTCGACACGGATCTCGTCGATGACACTCTCCCTCCTCCTCCGCCACGGCCCTCGCCCCAGTCCGAGCCCGGCCCAGCGAAACCGAGTGCGGCGTCTGAAGAATGGCAGCGCAAGCTCGATGAGATCGACCCCGACGAGCCCGGTCTTGCCGATCTCGCCCACGATCTGGCTGCGCTCGCCGTGCCGGCCCCGATCGTCGGGTACGAGCTTGGCGACCACGCGTGGCAGGCCGAATTAGCCTGGCCTGCAGCTAAAGCCGCAGTAGTTCTGGCTGACGATCCGGAAGCGGCCAAGCGCGACAAGGCATATACGGAGGCGGGCTGGCAAGTCCGCACCGCGGCCGGCTGGACCGCCAGTGAACTCGCCGATCTGATCGGAGGAACGCAATGA